A region from the Thauera humireducens genome encodes:
- a CDS encoding DUF6394 family protein, with amino-acid sequence MNLEKVIFGFFIVLAATLNFGFFVGDIDNPAHHDVYELFAALVVSLIATVLKFGDRTQIGAVHLSTSLVADLQLIAAAMVWGYAAHVSAAGLSPEMVSRIVSLSGGALFANIVSVIILIAETIMQRR; translated from the coding sequence ATGAACCTCGAAAAAGTCATCTTCGGTTTCTTCATCGTCCTTGCCGCCACGCTGAACTTCGGCTTCTTCGTCGGCGACATCGACAACCCGGCACACCACGATGTGTATGAGCTGTTCGCCGCCCTGGTCGTCAGCCTGATCGCAACCGTGCTCAAGTTCGGCGACCGCACGCAGATCGGCGCAGTGCACCTCTCGACGAGCCTGGTGGCCGACCTGCAGTTGATCGCAGCCGCCATGGTGTGGGGTTATGCCGCACACGTCTCGGCTGCGGGGCTGAGTCCCGAGATGGTGTCCAGGATCGTCTCGCTCTCAGGCGGTGCGCTGTTCGCCAACATCGTCTCGGTGATCATCCTTATCGCCGAGACGATCATGCAGCGCCGCTGA